In Macadamia integrifolia cultivar HAES 741 chromosome 5, SCU_Mint_v3, whole genome shotgun sequence, a single window of DNA contains:
- the LOC122079239 gene encoding uncharacterized protein LOC122079239: MTSNISACDIAKCDYCGKGCLVFTSKSGSHVGRKFFKCSMNCHFFMWVDHLKMCDCGNGQCKVRTAKTSANYGRYFWCCPQSTGVENKGCGMFEWISSSSPSCDTYQTPPRSLCSETSTSSSPSPSSDYIKGYLNGAIKESEGHMRMLRDVLDVVKKLDLNKNV; this comes from the exons ATGACATCGAATATATCCGCTTGTGATATTGCAAAGTGTGATTACTGTGGGAAAGGTTGCTTAGTTTTCACTTCTAAGTCAGGGTCacatgttggaaggaaattttttaaatgttcaatgaattgccacttcttcatgtgggttgaCCATCTTAAGATGTGTGACTGTGGGAACGGTCAGTGTAAGGTCAGAACTGCGAAAACAAGTGCAAATTATGGTCGATATTTTTGGTGCTGTCCACAATCAACTGGG gttgaaaacaaaggttgtggaatgtttGAATGGATATCAAGTTCAAGCCCAAGTTGTGATACTTACCAGACTCCACCTAGGTCCCTATGCTCAGAaacatcaacttcatcatctccttccccttcatcagactatatcaaaggatacttgaacggtgcaataaaagaatctgagggtcatatgaggatgttgagagatgttcttgacgtagtcaagaagcttgatttaaacaaaaatgtatga